The Cetobacterium sp. ZOR0034 genome includes the window TCATAGATACCTTAGTTAAAGTTATATATGCTCCTCCTAAAGCTCCACCAATAATAGCTCCAATAAATGGCTTTCCAAGTCTTAAGTTAACACCAAATAGTGCAGCTTCTGTAATTCCTAAAAGACATGAAAGTGCAGCTGGAAGAGCGATAGATTTCATATTTGTACTTTTAGTTTTAAAGAATACAGCCATTGCAGCTCCACCTTGAGCAACATTTGCCATAGACCAAAGAGGTAGTAGGAAATTTTTTCCAACGTTTGGATTAGCTAAAAGATTAGCTTCTATAGCATGGAAGCTGTGATGCATTCCAGTGATAACGATAGATGAGTAGCTTCCACCTAAAATTATTCCGGCAAAAACTCCTAAAGTTGTGTATATATATTGTAGACCGAAAGATATCCCATCTCCGATAACTCTTCCTAAAGGTCCAATAATAGTTATGCTTATAAATCCAGTTATAAGTATTGTTAAAAATGGAGTTACAATAATATCTAGCATATTAGGTACGATTTTTCTTAGATTTTTTTCGATTAAACTCATAACCCACACAGCAATCAGTATAGGTAAAACAGTTCCCTGATATCCAATTTTAGCAAAATTCATTCCAAATAGATTGAAGTATCCAGATATTCCATTTCCAACAGTCCAAGCATTTTGTAGAGCTGGATGTATTAAAATTCCTCCAAGGGCAGCAGCAAGATATGGATTTGCTCCAAACTCTTTTGCAGCAGAGAAAGCTAAGATAATAGGAAGGAATACAAAGGCTGTATTTGAGAACATATCAAGTAGTTCAAATAGCGACGAATCACCAGCAAACCACCCGAAAGTTTTCCCCATCCCTAAAACACCCATTAGTAAACCGCTAGCTACAATAGCTGGGATAATAGGTACAAATATATTTGAAAGTGTTCTAGCAAATCTTTGGAAAACGTTAAGATTTTTCATTTGATCTTTTTTTACATCTTCTAAAGAAGATTCTTCTATTTTAGCTTCACCTAAAATAATAGCACAAACCTTATTAACAGCTCCTTGACCCAGTATAATTTGTAGTTGTCCATTAGAGAAAAAAGCTCCTTTGATATCAGAATTTTTCTTTAAGTTGTCTAAACTAACAAGAGCTTGATCTTTAACAACAACTCTTAATCTAGTTGCACAGTGTCCAACAGTTGAAAGGTTATTTTCTGTTCCAATATTCTCAAGAATAAATTCAGCAGTTTTTTTATAATCCATTTTGAAACCTCCAAAATATAAAATTATTTTTCAATATGGGAACGGTCCCACATATGATTTAATATATTATATTTTTTACAAAAAGTCAATTTTTAATTTTTGTAAAACAGATATTTTAAACTAAAAAAAGTCTTAAGGTTTGTTTTATGAACGAATATATCTTTGTAAAATATATTTTTTTTGATAAAAATTGAAAAGTTAAAATCAATAGGTTATAATTTAAATTAATAGTTTTATAAAAAAATTTAGAGAGATGTGAAAATATTATGAAGAAAAAATTAACGATTAAAGAAATAGCAGAACTTTCAGGCGTGGGAAAAAGTACTGTCTCTAGATTTTTAAATGATGGATACGTCAGTGAAACTGTAAAAGAAAAGATAGAGAGAGTCATATCGGAAAACAATTATGAACCGAATGTTTTTGCTAGAGGAATAAAAGCTAAAAACAATAGATTTATAGGAGTTATTGTCCCATGTTTAGATTCAACAATTACCTCAACAATTTTGATGCAGTTAGATAATAGACTTAGAGAGTTAGGGTATATACCTTTAATAATAAATACAAATCATGATATCTCGTTAGAGTTAGCAAACTTAGAGAATCTTTCAAGATTAAAAGTTGAGGGAATAATATTGGTTGCTACAGAAGTCAGAGATGAACATAAGATATTTGTAAAAAAAAGTAAAATTCCAGTACTGTTTGTTGGACAGATTTGTGACGAAGCATATTCGATAGCAAATGATGAAATTGGTGCAGGAAAAACAGTTGGGAGTTATGTAGCAAAATCAGGACATAAAGATATTTTGTATGTAGGAGTAAATGAAAAAGATATCCTGGTTGGAAGTATTAGAAAAAGAGCTGTTATAAATGAGCTAAAAAAATATGATTGTGATGTGCAGATAATTGAAAGTGATTTTAGTTTTGACAAAACTGAAGCTTTAGTTTTTGAATATTTGAAAGATAACAAAGTTACATGTATAATATGTGCAACAGATAATATGGCTTTTGGTACAATTAAAGCGTTGAATACTTTGGGAGTAAAAATTCCAGAAGAAGTTTCTGTAGTTGGATTTGGAGGTTATAAAGTTTCAGATATAATTATTCCTTCACTTACAACAGTAAGATTTTTTAATGAAATGACAGGAAAGCTCGCAGCAGAAAGTATCGTAAAGTTAATTGGAAATCTAGAGATTGAAAAACTTCAAAGCATAGGTTTTGAGTTTTTAGAAAGAAAAAGCGTTGCAAAAATATGAAATTAATTGTATCATACAGACATTTGAAACTAAAGGGGGAAGCTTATGAAAACTGAAAAAGAAAAAATGATAGCTGGAGAGATGTATAATCCAACAGATGCACAACTTTTAAAAGATAAAGATGATGCTAAAAGATTTTGTCAAAAATATAATTCAACAGATGATACAAGCTATGAAATTAGAAAAAATTTAATGAAGAATTTTTTAGGAAAAACAGGAGAAAATTTACATATCGAATCTAATTTTAGATTGGAATATGGTTACAATATAGAAATTGGAGAGAATTTCTATGCAAATTATGATTGCTTACTATTGGATATCTGTCCAATTATAATAGGAGATAATGCAATGCTAGCTCCGGGGGTACATATATATTCAGCAACTCATCCAGTTGATCCAACAGAAAGAAACTCAGGGAAAGAGTATGGAAAGCCAGTAAAAATTGGTCATAATGTTTGGATAGGTGGTAGATCAGTTATAGCACCTGGAGTAACTTTGGGAGATAATGTTGTTGTAGCAGCAGGATCTGTTGTAACTAAAAGTTTTGGGGACAATGTAGTTATTGGTGGAAATCCAGCTAAAATTATAAAGCATATCGAAGTAAAATAGAGAAAAAAATAGAGAAAATGAAAAGCAAGCAAACTGATTCTTGCTTTTTTTTATTGCAATAAACATTCTAAAAAAAGTGTTATAGAACAGTTTTTGGTCTAAATGTTTGTTAAAAATATATAAAGGTGTATAATGTTGGCATAAGATTGATATGGAGGCGGTAGTTATGAATAAAAATATTAAAAGTGGTTTTGGAACTACATCTATTCATGGAGGAAGTACAAAAAATCCATTTGGAACTTTAGCAACACCAATTTATCAAACATCAACTTTTATATTCGATTCAGCTGAACAAGGTGGAAGAAGATTCGCATTGGAAGAGGATGGATACATATATTCTAGACTAGGAAATCCGACTGTGACAGTTGTTGAAGAAAAATTAGCTCTTTTAGAAGAGGGAGAAGCAGCATTAGCTACAGCTTCAGGAATGGGAGCTATCGCTTCAACTATGTGGACAGTTTTAAAAGCTGGAGATCATGTTATTTCTGATAAAACGCTTTATGGGTGTACTTTTGCACTTATGAGCCATGGGCTTACAAAGTTTGGAATTGAAGTTGAGTTTATTGATACATCAGACCTTAAAGCTGTAGAGAAAGCTATGAGAAGTAACACAAGAGTGGTTTATTTAGAAACACCAGCAAACCCAAATTTAAAAATAGTAGATATAGAAAAAGTTGCTGAGATTGCTCATAGAAATGATAATACACTTGTAGTTGTAGATAATACTTTTGCTACTCCTTATTGTCAAAAGCCTTTGACTTTAGGTGCTGATATTGTTGTTCATTCAGCAACAAAATATTTAAATGGTCACGGAGATGTAATAGCAGGATTTGTGGTAGGTTCAAAAGATTTAGTAACACAAATTAGACTTGTTGGAGTTAAGGATATGACTGGAGCAGTTTTAAGTCCAATGGATGCTTATTATATAATTAGAGGAATGAAAACATTAGAGATTAGAATGGAAAGACACTGTTCTAACGCGAAAAAAGTTGCAGAATTTTTAAATACTCATCCAAAAGTGACAACAGTATTCTACCCTGGACTACACACACACCCAGGTCACGATATTGCTGTTAAACAGATGAAAGATTTTGGTGGAATTTTTGCATTTGAATTAGAAGGTGGAATTGAAGCTGGAAAAACTTTATTAAATAACTTAGAACTTTGTTCGTTAGCAGTTTCATTGGGAGATACAGAAACATTAATTCAACATCCAGCTTCAATGACGCACTCACCATATACAAGAGAGGAGAGATTAACAGCTGGAATTACAGATGGTCTCGTTAGAATATCTGTTGGACTTGAGAATGTTGAGGATATTATAGAGGATTTAAGAAAAGGTTTAGAATTAGTATAGTTTTCAAGAAAACTAAACGACTAAAAGATAATAAAAAAGGTGGTAGGGTATGAGCAAAATGGTAGAGATCAGATGGCATGGAAGAGGTGGACAAGGAGCAAAAACCGCTTCACTTCTTTTAGCCGATGTAGCATTTAGTAGTGGAATGTATGTTCAGGGATTCCCAGAGTATGGACCAGAAAGAATGGGAGCACCAATAACAGCTTATAATCGTATAGGAGATGAACCAATCAGAGTTCATTCAAATATTTATGAACCAAATTTTGTAGTTGTAGTAGAT containing:
- a CDS encoding sucrose-specific PTS transporter subunit IIBC, with protein sequence MDYKKTAEFILENIGTENNLSTVGHCATRLRVVVKDQALVSLDNLKKNSDIKGAFFSNGQLQIILGQGAVNKVCAIILGEAKIEESSLEDVKKDQMKNLNVFQRFARTLSNIFVPIIPAIVASGLLMGVLGMGKTFGWFAGDSSLFELLDMFSNTAFVFLPIILAFSAAKEFGANPYLAAALGGILIHPALQNAWTVGNGISGYFNLFGMNFAKIGYQGTVLPILIAVWVMSLIEKNLRKIVPNMLDIIVTPFLTILITGFISITIIGPLGRVIGDGISFGLQYIYTTLGVFAGIILGGSYSSIVITGMHHSFHAIEANLLANPNVGKNFLLPLWSMANVAQGGAAMAVFFKTKSTNMKSIALPAALSCLLGITEAALFGVNLRLGKPFIGAIIGGALGGAYITLTKVSMNAVGVTGIPGISIVQPESMINYIIALLISFIGAGAATIILGFKDEV
- a CDS encoding LacI family DNA-binding transcriptional regulator, with amino-acid sequence MKKKLTIKEIAELSGVGKSTVSRFLNDGYVSETVKEKIERVISENNYEPNVFARGIKAKNNRFIGVIVPCLDSTITSTILMQLDNRLRELGYIPLIINTNHDISLELANLENLSRLKVEGIILVATEVRDEHKIFVKKSKIPVLFVGQICDEAYSIANDEIGAGKTVGSYVAKSGHKDILYVGVNEKDILVGSIRKRAVINELKKYDCDVQIIESDFSFDKTEALVFEYLKDNKVTCIICATDNMAFGTIKALNTLGVKIPEEVSVVGFGGYKVSDIIIPSLTTVRFFNEMTGKLAAESIVKLIGNLEIEKLQSIGFEFLERKSVAKI
- a CDS encoding sugar O-acetyltransferase, whose translation is MKTEKEKMIAGEMYNPTDAQLLKDKDDAKRFCQKYNSTDDTSYEIRKNLMKNFLGKTGENLHIESNFRLEYGYNIEIGENFYANYDCLLLDICPIIIGDNAMLAPGVHIYSATHPVDPTERNSGKEYGKPVKIGHNVWIGGRSVIAPGVTLGDNVVVAAGSVVTKSFGDNVVIGGNPAKIIKHIEVK
- the megL gene encoding methionine gamma-lyase gives rise to the protein MNKNIKSGFGTTSIHGGSTKNPFGTLATPIYQTSTFIFDSAEQGGRRFALEEDGYIYSRLGNPTVTVVEEKLALLEEGEAALATASGMGAIASTMWTVLKAGDHVISDKTLYGCTFALMSHGLTKFGIEVEFIDTSDLKAVEKAMRSNTRVVYLETPANPNLKIVDIEKVAEIAHRNDNTLVVVDNTFATPYCQKPLTLGADIVVHSATKYLNGHGDVIAGFVVGSKDLVTQIRLVGVKDMTGAVLSPMDAYYIIRGMKTLEIRMERHCSNAKKVAEFLNTHPKVTTVFYPGLHTHPGHDIAVKQMKDFGGIFAFELEGGIEAGKTLLNNLELCSLAVSLGDTETLIQHPASMTHSPYTREERLTAGITDGLVRISVGLENVEDIIEDLRKGLELV